A stretch of the Ignavibacteriales bacterium genome encodes the following:
- the uvrA gene encoding excinuclease ABC subunit UvrA → MPKKKPIIASKVPAATVSAGAEAAAVPEAAKRGRLTSIIIRGARVHNLKNVSLEFPRNKLVVMTGVSGSGKSSLAFDTIYAEGQRRYVESLSSYARQFLERMDKPDVDLIQGISPSIAIEQKTSTRNPRSTVATSTEIYDYLRLLFGRIGQTYCRECGELVKRDTVSSVVDRLQLEPDGTKAYVTFPLHDHEGHPLKEELEALKKRGFFRIVVNGELVDLNETEFKAKSKKGILVLVDRLVVRKSDEESEKRLADSVGTAFTEGDGYAHAYLLDSKELLRFSQHYECQNDGIRYEDPDPRMFSFNNPVGACPKCQGFGRSMGIDMDLVVPDPNKTIRQGAIHPWNSPKWRVNLKDLLSVSREAGIPVDVPFKQLTPKQLDIILNGFGRFEGLHKFFKFIERKSYKIHYRVLLSRYRGYTTCDECNGARLRSDALNIKVAGVTIHDVVRMNIADANEFFLRIKLTRFELEVAKRILEEIRKRLKFLNDVGIAYLTLDRLTMTLSGGESQRINLATSLGSSLVGSLYVLDEPSIGLHPRDNHRLITILKSLRDVGNSVLVVEHDEEMIRSADIVVDMGPKAGEHGGEVICCCTVDEMLKHPTSLTAQYLNGKLRIQTPRKRRRDMEQSILIKGAAEHNLKGIDVRIPLGMFVCVTGVSGSGKSTLVHEILYAGIQKMKGGFEGSVGRFGSIAGADHVERVELVDQSPIGRSPRSNPVTYLKIFDLIRDLLAHTQASRIRGYMPGHFSFNVPGGRCDVCEGDGFQKIEMQFLADLYLTCESCKGRRFKQEVLEVRYHGKNVDDLLRMTITEAIEFFSQHPDGRRVANRLKVLDDVGLGYVRLGQPATTLSGGEAQRIKLANHLTASSSEGRALFIFDEPTTGLHFDDIAKLLKCFNALVEAGHSLVVIEHNMDVIKCADFIIDLGPEGGDGGGQIVATGTPEELAKVAASHTGRYLKEHLRA, encoded by the coding sequence TTGCCTAAGAAGAAGCCAATCATAGCGTCGAAGGTCCCCGCAGCCACTGTTTCCGCTGGAGCCGAGGCAGCAGCCGTGCCTGAAGCGGCCAAGCGGGGGCGCCTCACTTCCATCATTATCCGGGGAGCGCGGGTTCACAACCTGAAGAACGTGAGCCTCGAGTTCCCCCGCAACAAGCTGGTGGTTATGACGGGTGTCAGCGGCTCCGGCAAATCGAGCCTCGCATTCGACACGATCTACGCCGAAGGGCAGCGACGGTACGTGGAGAGCCTCTCATCCTATGCCAGGCAGTTCCTCGAACGCATGGACAAGCCTGACGTCGACCTGATTCAGGGCATCAGTCCCTCCATCGCCATCGAACAAAAGACTTCGACACGGAATCCGCGATCCACGGTTGCCACGTCGACGGAGATCTACGATTATCTCCGCCTGCTCTTCGGCCGCATCGGGCAGACGTATTGCCGGGAATGCGGTGAATTGGTGAAGCGCGACACTGTCTCATCAGTGGTCGACCGGTTGCAACTCGAACCGGACGGTACGAAAGCATACGTCACCTTCCCGCTGCACGATCACGAGGGGCACCCGCTCAAAGAGGAGCTCGAGGCGCTGAAGAAACGGGGGTTCTTCAGAATCGTCGTCAACGGAGAGCTTGTCGACTTGAACGAGACGGAGTTCAAGGCAAAGAGCAAGAAGGGGATCCTGGTGCTCGTCGACCGACTCGTGGTTCGGAAGAGTGACGAAGAGAGCGAGAAGCGGCTTGCGGACTCCGTCGGGACTGCGTTCACGGAGGGGGATGGTTACGCGCACGCGTATCTTCTAGATTCGAAAGAGCTTCTGAGGTTCTCGCAGCACTACGAATGTCAGAATGATGGAATCCGGTACGAAGATCCTGATCCGCGCATGTTCTCGTTCAACAATCCGGTGGGGGCGTGCCCCAAGTGCCAGGGGTTCGGGCGTTCCATGGGAATCGACATGGATCTCGTCGTGCCGGACCCGAACAAGACCATCCGGCAGGGAGCGATCCATCCGTGGAACTCTCCGAAGTGGCGCGTGAATCTCAAGGACCTCCTCAGCGTTTCGCGCGAGGCGGGGATTCCCGTGGACGTCCCGTTCAAACAGCTGACTCCCAAGCAGCTCGACATCATTCTCAATGGGTTCGGCAGGTTCGAGGGATTGCATAAGTTCTTCAAGTTCATCGAGCGCAAGTCCTACAAGATACACTATCGGGTCTTGCTGAGCAGGTACCGCGGATACACGACATGTGATGAATGCAACGGCGCCCGCTTGCGGAGCGACGCATTGAACATCAAGGTAGCGGGAGTCACGATCCATGACGTCGTCAGGATGAATATCGCTGATGCGAACGAGTTCTTCCTCCGCATCAAGCTTACCAGGTTTGAACTGGAAGTCGCGAAGAGAATCCTCGAGGAGATCAGGAAGCGGCTCAAGTTCCTCAACGATGTCGGTATCGCATACCTGACGCTCGACCGACTCACCATGACCCTTTCCGGCGGCGAATCGCAGCGCATCAATCTTGCGACGTCTCTTGGCTCATCCCTGGTCGGGTCGCTCTATGTCCTCGATGAGCCGAGCATCGGGCTGCATCCGCGCGACAATCACAGGCTGATTACAATCCTCAAATCGCTCAGGGATGTCGGCAATAGTGTGCTTGTCGTCGAACACGACGAGGAAATGATCCGCTCGGCGGACATCGTTGTCGACATGGGGCCGAAGGCCGGCGAGCACGGCGGAGAGGTCATCTGCTGCTGTACCGTTGATGAAATGTTGAAGCATCCCACATCTCTTACTGCCCAGTATCTGAACGGGAAACTCCGCATCCAGACTCCGCGCAAGCGTCGTCGCGACATGGAACAGTCGATCCTGATCAAAGGAGCTGCCGAACACAATCTCAAGGGAATCGATGTTCGCATCCCGCTTGGCATGTTCGTGTGCGTCACCGGTGTGAGCGGCTCGGGCAAGAGCACTCTGGTGCACGAGATTCTCTACGCGGGAATTCAGAAGATGAAGGGAGGGTTCGAGGGAAGCGTTGGGAGATTCGGATCGATCGCGGGAGCCGATCACGTCGAGCGCGTCGAACTCGTGGATCAATCCCCCATCGGTCGTTCACCCCGGTCAAATCCGGTAACGTATCTCAAAATCTTTGACCTCATTCGGGACCTCCTGGCTCACACCCAGGCTTCCAGGATTCGCGGTTATATGCCGGGCCACTTTTCGTTCAACGTGCCGGGGGGCAGATGCGATGTGTGCGAGGGAGATGGGTTCCAGAAGATCGAAATGCAGTTCCTGGCCGATCTCTATCTGACGTGCGAGTCGTGCAAAGGGAGAAGGTTCAAGCAGGAGGTACTCGAGGTCCGCTATCACGGGAAAAACGTCGATGACCTGCTCCGTATGACGATCACGGAAGCGATCGAGTTCTTCTCTCAGCATCCCGACGGACGAAGGGTTGCAAACCGGCTTAAAGTGCTCGATGATGTCGGACTCGGGTACGTTCGTTTGGGCCAGCCTGCAACGACGCTTTCAGGAGGAGAGGCACAGCGGATCAAGCTGGCAAACCATCTTACGGCATCCAGCTCGGAAGGGCGGGCGTTGTTCATTTTCGACGAGCCGACGACCGGGCTTCATTTTGATGACATCGCCAAACTGCTGAAGTGCTTCAATGCGCTCGTTGAGGCCGGGCATTCGCTTGTCGTCATCGAACATAACATGGATGTCATCAAGTGTGCAGATTTCATCATAGATCTGGGGCCTGAAGGGGGAGACGGAGGGGGGCAGATTGTCGCAACAGGGACGCCGGAAGAACTGGCGAAGGTCGCCGCTTCTCATACCGGAAGGTATCTCAAAGAGCATCTTAGAGCGTAG
- a CDS encoding class I SAM-dependent rRNA methyltransferase codes for MKKQIILRKNEEHRILAGHQWVFSNEVKIIHGNPEAGDVVDLLRSDEKFLGVGFYNPHSLIAFRLLSREQEPVTFEFFEQRITRALHLRKRLYPDAESFRLVHGEADFLPGLVIDKYNEYLSLQTLSVGMDRRMSLLCEVLESIFHPKAIIERNESPLRALEQLPLKKDVVRGTIGQTIISENGVKFKVDLLEGQKTGFFLDQRENRLAVQRYVKNASVLDCFCNEGGFALYAALGGAARVHALDSSETAIANAKVNATINEVQQVQFENADVFDRLPKLFEEGERFDVVILDPPSFSRNKKTVATALKGYKEINAGALKLINPGGILVTASCSHHVTAESFIESIEAGARIAHRSLQMLEWRGAASDHPTLPAMPETAYLKFGVFAVL; via the coding sequence GTGAAAAAACAAATTATACTCAGGAAGAACGAAGAGCACCGGATTCTTGCCGGACACCAGTGGGTTTTCAGCAATGAGGTCAAGATTATTCATGGAAACCCCGAAGCCGGTGATGTTGTGGATCTGCTCCGCTCTGACGAGAAATTTCTCGGTGTAGGATTTTACAATCCTCACTCTCTTATCGCGTTCAGGCTGTTGAGCCGCGAGCAGGAGCCCGTGACGTTCGAGTTCTTCGAGCAGCGGATCACGAGAGCGCTCCATCTGCGCAAACGGCTCTACCCGGATGCCGAATCGTTCCGGTTAGTCCACGGCGAGGCCGATTTCCTTCCCGGCCTGGTTATCGATAAATACAATGAGTATCTCTCCCTCCAAACCCTGTCCGTTGGTATGGACCGGCGCATGTCGCTGCTCTGTGAGGTACTCGAATCGATATTCCATCCCAAGGCAATCATCGAGCGCAACGAATCTCCTCTACGCGCCCTCGAGCAGCTTCCGCTGAAGAAGGACGTCGTCCGCGGCACAATCGGGCAGACGATCATTTCAGAGAACGGCGTCAAGTTCAAGGTCGATCTTCTTGAAGGGCAGAAAACGGGGTTTTTCCTCGACCAGCGGGAAAACCGGCTGGCTGTGCAGCGATATGTCAAGAACGCGTCCGTCCTGGACTGCTTCTGCAATGAAGGCGGGTTCGCCCTCTATGCGGCGCTCGGAGGAGCGGCACGCGTGCACGCTCTGGACAGTTCCGAAACCGCGATAGCGAATGCCAAGGTGAACGCGACGATCAACGAGGTTCAGCAAGTGCAATTCGAGAACGCTGACGTCTTCGACCGGCTGCCGAAGCTCTTTGAGGAAGGGGAACGATTTGACGTTGTCATACTGGATCCCCCCTCCTTCAGCAGGAACAAGAAAACAGTTGCGACGGCACTCAAGGGCTACAAGGAGATTAACGCCGGAGCCCTGAAGCTGATCAACCCAGGCGGGATACTGGTGACCGCTTCCTGCTCGCATCACGTCACTGCCGAGTCGTTCATTGAGTCAATTGAGGCCGGAGCGAGAATCGCCCATCGTTCGCTCCAGATGCTTGAATGGAGAGGAGCGGCTTCGGATCACCCGACGCTTCCGGCAATGCCCGAAACTGCATACCTTAAGTTCGGCGTTTTCGCCGTCCTGTAA
- a CDS encoding HAD-IA family hydrolase, which produces MARLKCVIFDMDGTLTQTNRLIFDSFNYMAMKYQGKKYSEPEITAMFGPPEEGALVNIVGHENIRQAMKEYLEFYSANHNTLARLYPGIKDVVADLKTRNVHVALFTGKGIDTTTITMDKFGLTPYFDYVVTGSDVVNHKPSADGIRKIMHHFRLQPDEVLMVGDAVPDVRASHEAGVRIAAVLWDSYGKEKVLQMKTDYVFHDVKEFAEWLRGQFG; this is translated from the coding sequence ATGGCCAGGTTGAAGTGCGTTATTTTTGACATGGATGGTACTCTGACTCAGACGAATCGCCTGATCTTCGATTCATTCAATTATATGGCGATGAAGTATCAAGGGAAGAAATACTCCGAGCCGGAAATCACGGCGATGTTTGGACCTCCTGAAGAAGGGGCTCTCGTGAACATCGTGGGGCACGAAAACATCCGGCAGGCCATGAAGGAATACCTTGAATTCTACAGCGCGAACCACAATACGCTGGCCCGGCTCTATCCCGGAATCAAGGACGTAGTCGCTGATTTGAAAACAAGAAATGTCCATGTCGCTCTCTTTACTGGAAAAGGGATCGATACGACGACGATTACAATGGACAAGTTCGGATTGACCCCGTACTTCGACTATGTGGTGACCGGAAGCGACGTCGTGAACCACAAACCTTCGGCAGACGGTATCCGGAAAATAATGCACCACTTTAGACTTCAGCCGGACGAAGTGCTGATGGTCGGTGACGCAGTGCCCGACGTCAGGGCGTCGCACGAAGCAGGTGTAAGAATCGCTGCCGTGCTCTGGGATTCCTACGGCAAAGAGAAGGTTCTCCAGATGAAAACGGACTACGTTTTCCACGATGTAAAAGAATTCGCGGAATGGTTGAGGGGGCAGTTTGGCTGA
- a CDS encoding DUF5103 domain-containing protein — MRKRILCSLFLLAPALGAQEILSERVKGLRVYGSDQAGLPVAGMQSRPITIEFDVVEESAPDVRLRVLHCDRDWNVTQNNFINDNMQNKSKEALRYEPAPAGTQFYRFHYVVSIPGISGLDRFTQSGNYIFEITDREWVNVLARGRFFVTEGVIAPSMKVTNRSLPSEINPYNQVNRIEIAFVIPPRADDQSEILFPINFRTVDLYRNRQLYTPWRIDADDSSPNTFIDGFGTSKMKFIVDNVTPGTSYRRIDVRNVDEYPEGSQLRARRGADVSRFQLPAKGDSHGTSTLTQGSRYADYVPFRFELASETRQFESVYVVGDFNGWRLSPDCLMVYDVETGRYIWQTTIRRGAYDYQYVVGPNDWISLEGNDWRTINLYSALVYYRDSRYGGFDRIIGFIQRSSPGGNQPTSD, encoded by the coding sequence ATGAGGAAGCGAATTCTCTGTTCGTTGTTCCTTCTTGCTCCCGCATTGGGGGCGCAGGAAATTCTCTCGGAACGCGTCAAAGGACTCCGAGTCTATGGATCGGATCAGGCAGGTCTTCCTGTCGCGGGCATGCAGTCCCGTCCGATTACCATCGAGTTCGATGTCGTGGAAGAATCGGCCCCCGACGTCCGCCTCCGTGTGCTGCATTGCGACCGCGACTGGAATGTCACGCAGAACAACTTCATCAACGACAACATGCAAAACAAGTCGAAAGAGGCTCTCCGCTATGAGCCGGCCCCGGCCGGGACGCAGTTCTATCGGTTCCACTACGTGGTGAGCATACCGGGGATCTCGGGCCTTGACCGCTTCACACAATCGGGGAATTACATTTTCGAGATTACCGACAGAGAATGGGTCAACGTCCTCGCACGCGGCAGGTTTTTCGTCACGGAGGGAGTTATCGCTCCCTCGATGAAGGTGACCAATCGGTCGCTTCCTTCTGAGATTAACCCGTACAACCAGGTCAACAGGATCGAGATCGCGTTCGTCATTCCCCCCCGCGCGGACGATCAGAGCGAGATACTGTTTCCGATCAACTTCAGGACGGTCGACCTGTACAGAAATCGCCAGCTCTACACGCCGTGGCGAATCGATGCTGACGACAGCAGCCCGAACACGTTCATCGACGGATTTGGCACATCGAAAATGAAATTTATCGTGGATAATGTCACGCCAGGCACCAGTTATCGTCGCATCGATGTGAGGAACGTGGATGAATATCCGGAAGGATCCCAGCTCCGTGCCCGGCGCGGCGCCGACGTCAGCCGGTTTCAGCTTCCGGCCAAAGGCGACAGTCACGGTACGTCAACGCTCACCCAGGGATCGCGCTATGCAGACTACGTCCCGTTTCGGTTTGAGCTCGCGTCGGAGACCCGCCAGTTCGAGTCCGTCTACGTTGTCGGGGATTTCAACGGCTGGAGACTGTCACCGGATTGTCTCATGGTCTATGACGTCGAGACAGGCCGCTACATCTGGCAGACGACAATCCGGCGTGGTGCATACGACTATCAATACGTGGTTGGCCCCAATGATTGGATCAGTCTCGAAGGAAACGATTGGAGGACGATCAACCTGTACTCAGCCCTTGTGTACTATCGCGACAGCCGCTACGGCGGATTCGACCGCATCATAGGATTCATCCAACGGTCGAGCCCCGGCGGGAATCAACCAACATCAGACTAA
- a CDS encoding Gfo/Idh/MocA family oxidoreductase has product MEKIKVGVVGTGHLGNLHAKMYSQISTADLVGVYDADFAKAERVAAEHGTKAYSDLGKLLEQVQAVNIATTTTAHYEVAMQSLQRGIHTFIEKPITETIDQAKELVALAGAKKLALQVGHIERFNPAILALEQYKIRPLFIESHRLAQFNPRGSEVAVVLDLMIHDIDLILSLVKSRVVRMDANGVAVVSGSEDIANARLQFENGCVANVTASRISQNKMRKMRLFQNDAYISIDFSQGLAEVFRLVDEGDPNVKPTMMLGKIDLGQKKRLIVYEQPEVKEVNALKYELELFLKSVMDGTEPPVTGQDGLQALEVAREILSIISQSTARLLAQS; this is encoded by the coding sequence ATGGAAAAAATCAAAGTCGGAGTCGTGGGGACGGGCCATCTCGGCAACCTCCATGCGAAAATGTACTCTCAGATTTCCACCGCCGACCTTGTCGGTGTGTATGATGCTGACTTCGCGAAAGCAGAGCGCGTTGCGGCAGAACACGGCACGAAAGCGTACTCTGATCTCGGAAAGCTCCTGGAGCAGGTGCAGGCTGTCAACATTGCCACAACCACAACCGCCCACTACGAAGTGGCAATGCAGTCGCTGCAGCGGGGTATCCACACGTTCATCGAAAAGCCGATTACAGAGACGATCGACCAGGCCAAAGAGCTTGTGGCGCTTGCGGGGGCGAAGAAACTCGCTCTCCAAGTAGGGCACATCGAACGCTTCAATCCGGCTATCCTCGCGCTGGAACAATACAAGATCCGTCCGTTGTTCATAGAATCACACCGGCTCGCCCAGTTCAATCCACGCGGGTCTGAAGTCGCCGTCGTTCTGGATCTCATGATCCACGATATCGATCTGATCCTGAGCCTCGTGAAGTCCCGCGTCGTGCGGATGGATGCAAACGGAGTGGCAGTGGTGTCGGGAAGCGAGGATATTGCAAACGCGCGGCTTCAATTTGAAAATGGGTGTGTGGCCAATGTCACTGCGAGCCGCATCTCGCAGAACAAAATGCGCAAGATGAGGCTCTTCCAGAATGACGCATACATCTCCATTGATTTCTCCCAGGGCCTTGCAGAAGTCTTTCGACTCGTCGATGAAGGGGATCCCAACGTCAAACCAACCATGATGCTGGGCAAAATTGATCTGGGACAGAAGAAGCGTCTCATCGTGTACGAGCAGCCGGAAGTCAAGGAAGTGAATGCGTTGAAATATGAACTGGAACTCTTTCTGAAGTCCGTGATGGATGGGACCGAACCGCCGGTGACAGGGCAGGACGGGCTGCAGGCCCTCGAAGTGGCACGGGAAATCCTTTCCATCATTTCTCAGAGCACGGCGCGTCTCCTGGCGCAAAGTTAG
- a CDS encoding HD domain-containing protein, translating to MLDHLDIQEPLLRRIGDIADGALVQAFVVGGFVRDLLLGKQVRDIDIVVVGQGVSFGERVARELGGTNLVVFEKFGTAMVQLDEWKLEFVGARKESYAKDSRKPAVEVGTIGDDLARRDFTVNAMAVSLNAADFGRLLDPFNGQQALQEGILQTPLEPEATFDDDPLRIMRAFRFASQLGFSVDPVVLEAAAKMAPRLKIVSQERITDEFMKILASAKPSVGLQLMHITGVMKIVFPEVAHMGGIDQRQDFHHKDVLQHTFRVVDNVAEASTDVWLRLAALLHDIAKPRTKAFREDVGWTFHGHEELGARMVKQIFRKMRFPFDRMSYVEKLVRLHLRPMALVDEGVTDSAVRRLLFEAGVDVDDLMTLCRADITSKNPKLVVQVRRNYDLVAQKMVEVEEKDKIRNWQPPLRGDEIMQVCGIGPGPLVGRLKDAITDAILDGDIPNEHDAALSLLMKLKGSILGEESP from the coding sequence ATGCTGGATCATCTTGACATACAGGAACCGCTCCTGCGGCGCATCGGTGACATTGCAGACGGCGCTTTAGTCCAGGCATTCGTTGTCGGCGGCTTCGTGCGCGATCTCCTGCTGGGGAAGCAGGTCCGGGACATCGACATTGTTGTGGTCGGGCAGGGGGTGAGCTTCGGCGAACGTGTGGCGCGTGAACTTGGAGGCACCAACCTCGTCGTATTTGAGAAATTTGGCACGGCGATGGTGCAGCTTGATGAATGGAAACTGGAGTTCGTCGGCGCGAGGAAGGAAAGCTACGCCAAAGATTCGCGCAAGCCCGCAGTCGAAGTTGGAACGATCGGTGATGATCTCGCTCGCCGCGATTTCACCGTGAATGCGATGGCCGTCTCACTCAATGCCGCCGATTTCGGACGTCTGCTCGATCCGTTCAACGGACAGCAGGCGCTGCAGGAGGGAATCCTGCAAACGCCTCTCGAGCCCGAAGCGACATTTGACGACGATCCGCTCCGCATCATGAGGGCCTTTCGGTTCGCGTCGCAGCTCGGATTCTCAGTTGATCCCGTTGTCTTGGAGGCGGCTGCGAAAATGGCGCCTCGCCTGAAGATCGTCTCCCAGGAGAGGATCACAGATGAATTCATGAAAATTCTCGCCAGCGCCAAACCATCCGTTGGGCTGCAGTTGATGCACATCACCGGCGTGATGAAAATCGTGTTTCCCGAGGTTGCGCACATGGGCGGTATCGACCAGCGGCAAGATTTTCATCACAAAGATGTCCTACAGCATACATTCAGGGTTGTCGACAATGTTGCTGAAGCCTCAACGGACGTCTGGTTGAGGCTTGCCGCTCTTCTGCATGATATCGCGAAACCCAGAACGAAAGCGTTCAGAGAGGATGTCGGTTGGACTTTCCACGGGCACGAGGAACTGGGCGCAAGAATGGTGAAGCAGATATTCCGGAAGATGCGTTTCCCATTTGACCGCATGAGTTATGTGGAAAAGCTCGTCCGCCTGCATCTTCGCCCCATGGCGTTGGTCGATGAGGGAGTGACGGACTCTGCGGTCCGGCGTCTTCTGTTTGAAGCAGGGGTGGATGTCGACGATCTTATGACGTTGTGTCGCGCAGATATCACATCAAAGAACCCAAAGCTCGTCGTGCAGGTGCGGCGGAACTATGATCTTGTTGCACAGAAGATGGTGGAGGTCGAAGAAAAGGACAAGATCAGGAATTGGCAGCCGCCATTAAGAGGCGATGAAATAATGCAAGTCTGCGGGATCGGGCCAGGACCGCTTGTTGGCAGGCTGAAGGATGCCATTACCGACGCTATTCTTGATGGGGATATTCCCAATGAACATGATGCCGCGTTGTCGCTTCTGATGAAGCTAAAAGGCAGCATACTCGGCGAGGAATCGCCATAA
- a CDS encoding TolC family protein, whose translation MKKLALILLTGIVFAGLALAQGSTQQTKVLTLDKAISVALEQNINIRQALNNANSAQSGVLAAYGSYLPTASASGGWTRTASDRPASVQLLSGVPIQVPAAVSTSNNFSTGISLGYTIFNGFAREANFSQAVSAATSAEETAVRTTQAIVFQVQAAYLTVLRNRQLVKVSEENLKRDQRQLERITESNRVGALSIGDVYRQQSQVAGDEVSLISAENTYDKSIADLVSLVGADVSDAYDISDPSVPSDLSEADFSATASKVSSFETMRQRAIAARPDYVSAKEGFASAQSGVTSASSNYFPSVSASAGYNLSNTEFSKLSDSKGMNWGVNLRWTIFDGFQTNRSVQTAIAQRRNAELTVLQTERNISVDVKKALLDLDAAKKQYDASLKGLQSATQDRRVAEEKYNLGSGTLVDLLTANAGLVNAQANKVNATYNYITAGRNLDYVIGEKKY comes from the coding sequence ATGAAGAAGTTGGCTCTGATCCTTCTCACCGGGATCGTTTTCGCAGGCCTAGCGCTTGCTCAAGGTTCGACTCAACAGACCAAAGTGCTCACGCTTGACAAAGCGATTTCAGTTGCTCTGGAGCAAAACATTAATATCCGGCAAGCTCTCAACAACGCCAACTCCGCACAGAGTGGGGTTCTGGCCGCCTATGGCTCTTATCTTCCCACTGCCTCCGCCAGTGGCGGTTGGACACGGACTGCATCTGACAGGCCGGCGAGCGTGCAATTGCTCTCTGGAGTGCCGATCCAAGTTCCCGCGGCTGTCTCGACAAGTAACAACTTCTCGACCGGCATCTCTCTCGGATATACAATTTTCAACGGCTTTGCCCGCGAGGCGAATTTCAGCCAGGCAGTCTCCGCAGCGACATCTGCCGAGGAGACGGCGGTAAGGACCACTCAGGCGATCGTGTTTCAGGTCCAGGCTGCATACCTGACGGTACTGAGGAATAGGCAGCTCGTGAAGGTGAGTGAAGAAAACCTCAAGCGAGATCAGCGACAACTCGAGCGCATTACTGAATCGAATCGCGTGGGTGCGCTTTCGATCGGCGATGTCTATCGGCAGCAGTCGCAGGTCGCCGGGGATGAAGTCAGTCTCATCTCTGCTGAAAACACGTATGACAAATCTATTGCTGATCTTGTGTCGCTCGTCGGCGCAGACGTCAGCGATGCCTATGACATTTCGGACCCCTCGGTGCCGAGTGATCTCTCTGAAGCAGACTTCAGCGCAACGGCCTCCAAAGTCAGCAGTTTCGAGACTATGCGTCAACGTGCGATCGCTGCCCGGCCCGACTATGTGAGTGCCAAAGAGGGTTTTGCGTCTGCCCAGTCTGGTGTCACCTCGGCCTCGAGCAACTATTTCCCAAGCGTCTCAGCTTCTGCAGGATACAACCTTTCAAACACGGAATTCTCCAAGCTGTCCGACAGCAAAGGAATGAACTGGGGTGTGAACCTTCGGTGGACGATTTTCGACGGATTCCAGACAAACAGGTCGGTCCAAACAGCGATCGCCCAGAGAAGAAATGCTGAACTCACTGTCTTGCAGACCGAGCGGAACATCAGCGTCGATGTGAAGAAGGCCCTTTTGGACCTCGACGCAGCGAAGAAGCAGTACGATGCAAGCTTGAAGGGACTGCAGTCAGCAACACAGGACAGGAGAGTGGCAGAAGAGAAGTACAATCTTGGGTCAGGCACGTTGGTCGATCTCCTGACGGCGAATGCCGGGCTGGTCAATGCCCAGGCGAACAAGGTCAATGCAACGTACAATTACATCACAGCAGGTCGGAACCTTGACTATGTGATCGGCGAGAAGAAGTATTAA